A single region of the Desulfovermiculus halophilus DSM 18834 genome encodes:
- a CDS encoding Na+/H+ antiporter subunit E: MRRVVSFILTFCLMYILWIIFSGMFDPMLLWLGAVSCLIVAALSHTLIFPYPKWSYIRYSVKFLAYLPWLIWKVFQANIHLLRLIFHPRMMDLIDPQIVSFQTDLREDLSITAMANSITLTPGTITVSADHRGNFKVHAIDRLTAEELPGVMGQKVKRVFED; this comes from the coding sequence ATGAGGCGTGTTGTTTCATTCATTCTGACCTTTTGTCTGATGTACATCTTGTGGATCATTTTTTCCGGGATGTTCGACCCGATGCTCCTCTGGCTGGGAGCCGTCTCCTGCCTAATTGTGGCTGCACTGTCCCATACCCTTATTTTTCCCTATCCCAAGTGGAGCTATATCCGCTATTCGGTGAAATTTCTGGCCTATTTGCCGTGGCTGATCTGGAAGGTCTTCCAGGCCAACATCCATTTGCTGCGTCTTATCTTTCATCCCAGGATGATGGATCTCATTGATCCCCAAATCGTCAGCTTCCAGACCGACCTGAGAGAAGATTTGTCCATAACGGCCATGGCCAACTCTATAACCTTGACCCCGGGGACGATAACCGTGTCCGCAGACCACAGGGGAAATTTCAAGGTACATGCCATCGACAGGCTGACGGCCGAAGAGCTGCCGGGCGTTATGGGCCAAAAAGTCAAACGCGTTTTTGAGGACTAG
- a CDS encoding monovalent cation/H+ antiporter complex subunit F, translating to MDTFLLAIGLGLCALMMITLYRAVFGPTVLDRLVGANGIGSKTVVLLLIIGFLYDRVDMFVDIALAYALLNFITVLAASRYFYKKKGLSEE from the coding sequence ATGGATACCTTTCTATTGGCCATCGGCCTGGGCTTGTGTGCGCTCATGATGATCACCCTGTACAGGGCCGTTTTCGGGCCGACGGTCCTGGACCGGCTGGTGGGAGCCAACGGGATAGGAAGCAAGACCGTTGTGTTGCTTTTGATTATCGGCTTTCTGTATGACCGGGTAGATATGTTCGTGGATATTGCTCTGGCCTATGCCCTGCTCAATTTTATCACTGTCCTGGCCGCGTCCAGGTATTTCTACAAGAAGAAGGGCCTGAGTGAAGAGTAG